The following coding sequences are from one Panicum hallii strain FIL2 chromosome 5, PHallii_v3.1, whole genome shotgun sequence window:
- the LOC112891569 gene encoding ribose-phosphate pyrophosphokinase 3, chloroplastic-like, producing the protein MATAASASPGALGAKTPARGPSARHPAPKPAPAFARPAPRRAPAPGRPRASLHLGGAGAGVASSSSAAAAAAANGSGLHVAPAIAPLALPKMAGAMGTHKNVLLFYCEEMRELAQQVVARNDDIELRSISWRTFADGFPNLFISNAHSIRGRHVAFLASFSSPSVIFEQLSIIYALPKLFISSFTLILPFFPTGTSERMEDEGDVATAFTLARILSNIPISRGGPSSLVIFDIHALQERFYFGDSVLPCFESGIPLLKSRLQELPDSHNITIAFPDDGAWKRFYKQLQHFPMVVCNKVREGEQRIVRIKEGDPRGRHVVIVDDLVQSGGTLIECQKVLAAHGAAKVSAYVTHGIFPNNSWEKFQADNGEGPEHGLSHFWLTDSCPLTVKAVKDRRPFEILSLAGSIASALQI; encoded by the exons ATGGCAacggccgcctccgcctcccccgGCGCGCTCGGCGCCAAAACCCCAGCGCGGGGGCCGAGCGCGCGCCACCCGGCCCCGAAGCCGGCCCCAGCATTCGCGAGGCCCGCCCCGCGCCGAGCCCCCGCCCCCGGCAGGCCCCGCGCCAGCCTCCAcctcggcggcgcgggcgcgggcgtggccagcagcagcagcgccgccgccgcggccgccgccaacGGCAGCGGGCTCCACGTGGCCCCCGCCATCGCGCCGCTCGCCCTGCCCAAGATGGCCGGCGCCATGGGGACCCACAAGAACGTCCTGCTCTTCTACTGCGAGGAGATGCGGGAGCTCGCGCAGCAGGTGGTCGCACGGAACGACGACATCGAGCTGCGCTCCATCTCCTGGAG GACATTTGCTGATGGATTCCCAAATTTGTTCATTTCGAATGCCCACAGCATTCGTGGCCGGCATGTTGCTTTTTTAGCATCATTTAGCTCGCCCAGTGTCATATTTGAGCAACTATCTATCATATATGCTCTGCCAAAGTTATTTATTTCTTCGTTCACTCTTATACTCCCGTTTTTCCCAACTGGGACTTCTGAGCGCATGGAAGATGAAGGAGACGTTGCAACTGCCTTCACACTTGCCAGAATTTTGTCAAATATACCAATATCACGAGGTGGACCTTCGAGTTTAGTGATTTTTGATATCCATGCTTTGCAG GAGAGATTCTACTTTGGAGACTCAGTCTTACCATGTTTTGAGAGTGGCATCCCGTTGCTAAAAAGTAGGCTTCAGGAGCTACCTGATTCCCATAAT ATAACCATAGCATTTCCAGATGACGGTGCATGGAAGCGCTTCTATAAGCAACTTCAACATTTTCCCATG GTTGTATGTAACAAAGTTAGAGAAGGGGAACAGAGAATTGTACGGATAAAAGAGGGAGATCCTAGAGGCCGTCATGTTGTTATAGTCGATGACTTGGTGCAGTCTGGTGGGACTTTGATCGAGTGCCAG AAAGTTTTGGCAGCTCATGGCGCAGCAAAGGTCAGTGCATATGTGACACATGGCATCTTCCCCAATAACTCATGGGAGAAATTTCAGGCTGATAATGGAG AGGGTCCGGAGCATGGCCTGAGCCACTTTTGGCTTACCGATTCATGCCCTTTAACTGTCAAGGCGGTGAAGGACAGGCGGCCGTTTGAAATTCTAAGCCTGGCCGGATCTATTGCTTCTGCTCTTCAGATTTAG
- the LOC112893296 gene encoding 40S ribosomal protein S24-1-like: MADSKASTAVTLRTRKFMTNRLLSRKQFVLEVIHPGRANVSKAELKERLAKVYEVKDPNTIFVFKFRTHFGGGKSTGFGLIYDNLEAAKKFEPKYRLIRNGLATKVEKSRKQMKERKNRAKKIRGVKKTKAGDAKKK, translated from the exons ATGGCGGACTCCAAGGCCAGCACGGCGGTCACTCTCCGCACCCGCAAGTTCATGACCAACCGCCTCCTCTCCCGGAAGCAATTC GTGCTCGAGGTGATCCACCCCGGCCGGGCCAACGTCTCCAAG GCGGAGCTGAAGGAGAGGCTGGCCAAGGTGTACGAGGTGAAGGACCCCAACACCATCTTCGTCTTCAAGTTCCGCACCCACTTCGGAGGAGGCAAGTCCACTGGCTTCGGCCTCATCTACGACAACCTCGAGGCCGCCAAGAAGTTCGAGCCCAAGTACCGCCTCATCAGG AATGGTCTTGCTACTAAGGTTGAGAAGTCCCGCAAGCAAATGAAAGAGCGGAAGAACAGGGCCAAGAAGATTCGTGGTGTCAAGAAG ACCAAGGCTGGTGATGCGAAGAAGAAGTAA
- the LOC112891567 gene encoding NADP-dependent malic enzyme isoform X2, with product MNNIRQYQVPLQRYMAMMDLQENNERLFYKLLIDNVEELLPVVYTPTVGEACQKYGSIFSRPQGLYISLKEKGKILEVLKNWPERSIQVIVVTDGERILGLGDLGCQGMGIPVGKLALYTALGGVRPSACLPITLDVGTNNKDLLNDEFYIGLRQRRATGQEYADFLQEFMTAVKQNYGEKVLIQFEDFANHNAFELLARYGTTHLVFNDDIQGTASVVLAGLIAAQKLLGGTLAEHTFLFLGAGEAGTGIAELIALEISRQTKAPIEECRKKIWLVDSKGLIVSSRKESLQHFKKPWAHEHETIGNLLDAVNAIKPTVLIGTSGKGQTFTQYVIEAISSFNERPIILALSNPTSQSECTAEQAYTWSKGRAVFATGSPFDPVEYDGKIHVPGQANNAYIFPGFGLGVVMSGAIRVHDDMLLAASEALAQQVSEENFEKGLIYPPFSNIRKISAHIAANVAAKAYELGLASRRPRPRDLVKYAESCMYSPVYRNYR from the exons ATGAATAATATCAGACAATACCAGGTGCCTTTGCAGCGTTACATGGCTATGATGGACTTACAG GAGAACAATGAGAGGCTTTTCTACAAGCTCCTCATCGACAATGTCGAGGAATTACTTCCTGTAGTGTACACACCAACTGTTGGTGAGGCTTGCCAAAAGTATGGTTCCATATTTAGTCGTCCTCAGGGTCTTTATATCAGCTTGAAGGAGAA GGGAAAGATCcttgaggtgctcaagaactggCCAGAGAGGAGCATTCAAGTTATTGTAGTTACTGATGGTGAACGGATTTTGGGGCTTGGAGATCTTGGATGCCAG GGAATGGGGATCCCTGTTGGCAAGCTTGCCCTTTACACTGCCCTGGGAGGAGTTCGTCCATCTGCT TGCTTACCTATCACACTGGATGTTGGCACGAATAATAAGGACCTGCTTAATGACGAATTTTACATTGGCCTGAGACAAAGAAGGGCCACGGGCCAG GAGTATGCTGATTTtctgcaagaatttatgaccgCTGTGAAGCAAAACTATGGGGAGAAAGTACTCATTCAG TTTGAGGATTTTGCCAACCATAATGCCTTTGAGCTCCTTGCAAGATATGGCACAACTCACCTTGTATTCAATGATGATATCCAG GGAACCGCTTCTGTGGTTCTTGCTGGACTTATTGCAGCACAAAAGTTACTTGGTGGAACATTGGCAGAGCATACTTTCCTCTTCCTGGGTGCTGGAGAG GCTGGGACAGGTATTGCAGAACTTATAGCTCTCGAGATATCAAGACAG ACAAAAGCTCCTATAGAGGAATGTCGCAAGAAAATCTGGCTTGTTGATTCAAAG GGCTTAATTGTCAGTTCAAGAAAGGAGTCCCTTCAACACTTCAAGAAACCATGGGCTCATGAGCATGAAACAATTGGCAACCTCTTAGATGCTGTCAAT GCTATCAAACCAACGGTGCTTATTGGCACATCTGGAAAGGGTCAGACTTTCACTCAGTATGTTATTGAAGCCATTTCCTCATTTAATGAG AGACCAATCATTCTTGCTCTGTCCAACCCAACGTCGCAGTCTGAATGTACTGCTGAACAAGCTTACACATGGAGCAAG GGTCGAGCAGTGTTTGCAACTGGGAGTCCTTTTGACCCAGTGGAGTACGATGGCAAGATACACGTTCCTGGACAG GCAAACAATGCCTATATCTTCCCAGGGTTTGGCCTTGGTGTGGTGATGTCTGGGGCAATTCGTGTTCATGATGACATGCTTCTGGCAGCCT CGGAGGCTCTTGCTCAGCAGGTCTCAGAAGAGAACTTTGAAAAGGGGCTCATCTATCCTCCCTTCTCAAACATCAGGAAGATCTCCGCCCACATTGCAGCCAACGTTGCAGCAAAGGCATATGAACTTG GTTTGGCAAGTAGGCGCCCTCGGCCCAGGGACCTGGTGAAATATGCAGAGAGCTGCATGTACAGCCCCGTTTACCGGAACTACCGCTGA
- the LOC112893293 gene encoding elongation factor 2-like, translating into MVKVTVDELRASMDNKHNIRNMSVIAHVDHGKSTLTDSLVAAAGIIAQDAAGDVRLTDTRADEAERGITIKSTGISLRYEMPEESLKRHGGERRGGGSSSSYLINLVDSPGHVDFSSEVTAALRITDGALVVVDCIEGVCVQTETVLRQALAERIRPVLAVNKMDRCFLELQQSGEEAYQAFRRVIENANVIAATYEDGGLGDCQVSPEKGTVAFSAGLHGWAFTLRDFARMYAAKFNVDEARMTERLWGEHFFDPATRTWSTRPTGSPTCQRGFVQFCYQPIRQVIDACMSSDDKQKKLWPMLDKLRVALRAEDRDLSGKALMKRVMQAWLPASAALLEMIVFHLPSPAEAQQYRVETLYEGPLDDAYATGIRNCDAEGPLMLYVSKMIPASDKGRFYAFGRVFSGTVATGTKVRIMGPNYVPGGKKDLYVKTVQRTVIWMGKRLESVENVPCGNTVALVGLDQFITKNATLTNDKAVDAHPMKAMKFSVSPVVHKSVACKNTADLPKLVEGLKRLAKSDPLVTCTITETGEHVIAGVGELHLEICIKDLQQDFMSGTEIVVGPPIVAYRETVLARSCRTVMSKSPNKHNRLYMEAWPLEKELAKAIDDELVGSKDEVKVRAKVLSEEFGWDKDLAKKIWCFGPDATGPNMFVDMCRGVQYVGEIRDSVVAGFQWASKEGALGEESMRGVCFELRDVVLHADAIHRGGGQIIPTARRAIYAAQLTAMPRLMEPVYLVEIQAPERATGSIYGLLSKKRGSVIEERQRPGTPLVNFKAYLPVTESLEFTERLRAETSGEAFPQCVFDHWEAVNSDPLEEGSTAAKLVGDIRRRKGLKDMMPLSEFEDRL; encoded by the exons ATGGTTAAGGTGACCGTCGACGAGCTCCGCGCGAGCATGGACAACAAGCACAACATCAGGAACATGTCCGTCATCGCGCACGTCGACCATG GAAAGTCAACGCTCACCGACTCGCTGGTGGCCGCCGCGGGCATCATCGCGCAGGATGCCGCCGGCGACGTGCGGCTGACGGACACGCGCGCGGACGAGGCTGAGCGCGGCATCACCATCAAGTCCACGGGCATCTCCCTCCGCTACGAGATGCCCGAGGAGTCCCTGAAGCGCCAcgggggcgagcggcgcggcggcggctcgtcgTCGTCGTACCTCATCAACCTCGTCGACTCGCCCGGGCACGTCGACTTCTCGTCCGAGGTCACGGCCGCGCTCCGCATCACCGACGGCGCCCTCGTCGTGGTCGACTGCATCGAGGGCGTCTGCGTCCAGACCGAGACCGTGCTCCGCCAGGCCCTCGCCGAGCGGATCAGGCCCGTGCTGGCCGTCAACAAGATGGACCGCTGCTTCCTCGAGCTCCAGCAGAGCGGCGAGGAGGCGTACCAGGCGTTCCGCCGCGTGATCGAGAACGCCAACGTGATCGCGGCGACGTACGAGGACGGCGGGTTGGGCGACTGCCAGGTGTCGCCGGAGAAGGGCACGGTGGCGTTCTCCGCGGGGCTGCACGGCTGGGCGTTCACGCTGCGCGACTTCGCCAGGATGTACGCGGCCAAGTTCAACGTGGACGAGGCTAGGATGACGGAGCGGCTGTGGGGCGAGCACTTCTTCGACCCGGCCACCCGCACCTGGTCCACCAGGCCGACGGGCTCGCCGACGTGCCAGCGCGGGTTCGTGCAGTTCTGCTACCAGCCCATCAGGCAGGTCATCGACGCGTGCATGAGCAGCGACGACAAGCAGAAGAAGCTGTGGCCGATGCTGGACAAGCTCCGCGTCGCGCTCAGGGCCGAGGACAGGGATCTGTCCGGGAAGGCGCTCATGAAGCGGGTCATGCAGGCGTGGCTGCCCGCCAGCGCGGCGCTCTTGGAGATGATCGTCTTCCACCTCCCGTCTCCGGCCGAGGCGCAGCAGTACCGCGTCGAGACGCTCTACGAGGGCCCCCTCGACGACGCATACGCCACCGGCATCCGAAACTGCGACGCCGAGGGCCCCCTCATGCTCTACGTGTCCAAGATGATCCCGGCCAGCGACAAGGGCAGGTTCTACGCTTTCGGCCGGGTCTTCTCCGGCACGGTGGCGACCGGCACCAAGGTCCGGATCATGGGCCCCAACTACGTTCCTGGAGGGAAGAAGGACCTCTACGTGAAGACGGTCCAGCGCACGGTCATCTGGATGGGCAAGAGGCTGGAGTCCGTCGAGAACGTGCCGTGCGGCAACACCGTCGCCCTGGTCGGCCTCGACCAGTTCATCACGAAGAACGCCACGCTCACCAACGACAAGGCGGTGGACGCGCACCCCATGAAGGCCATGAAGTTCTCCGTCTCGCCGGTTGTGCACAAGTCCGTCGCCTGCAAGAACACCGCTGACCTGCCCAAGCTCGTCGAAGGGCTGAAGCGCCTCGCCAAGTCGGACCCCCTGGTGACGTGCACCATCACGGAAACCGGCGAGCACGTCATCGCCGGCGTgggggagctccatctggagaTCTGCATCAAGGATCTGCAGCAGGACTTCATGAGCGGCACCGAGATCGTCGTTGGCCCGCCCATCGTGGCCTACCGCGAAACAGTTCTAGCCAGGTCGTGTCGCACCGTCATGAGCAAGTCGCCCAACAAGCACAACCGGCTATACATGGAGGCCTGGCCGTTGGAGAAAGAGCTCGCCAAGGCGATCGACGACGAGCTCGTCGGCTCCAAGGACGAGGTCAAGGTCCGCGCCAAGGTCCTGTCCGAGGAGTTCGGCTGGGACAAGGATCTGGCCAAGAAAATCTGGTGCTTCGGTCCCGACGCGACCGGCCCCAACATGTTCGTCGACATGTGCAGGGGCGTCCAGTACGTGGGCGAGATCAGGGACTCGGTGGTCGCTGGATTCCAGTGGGCCTCCAAGGAGGGCGCGCTCGGCGAAGAGAGCATGCGCGGCGTCTGCTTCGAGCTCCGCGACGTCGTTCTGCACGCCGACGCCAtccaccgcggcggcggccagatcATCCCCACGGCGCGGCGGGCCATCTACGCCGCGCAGCTCACGGCGATGCCGCGCCTCATGGAGCCCGTCTACCTCGTGGAGATCCAGGCCCCGGAGAGGGCGACGGGGAGCATCTACGGCCTCTTGAGCAAGAAGCGGGGCAGCGTGATAGAGGAGAGGCAGAGGCCGGGCACGCCGCTGGTCAACTTCAAGGCCTACCTCCCCGTCACCGAGTCGCTCGAGTTCACCGAGAGGCTGCGTGCCGAGACCTCTGGCGAGGCATTCCCGCAGTGCGTCTTCGACCACTGGGAAGCCGTCAACTCCGACCCGCTAGAGGAGGGCTCCACGGCAGCGAAGCTCGTGGGGGACATCAGGAGGAGGAAGGGTCTCAAGGACATGATGCCCCTGTCCGAGTTCGAGGACAGACTTTGA
- the LOC112891567 gene encoding NADP-dependent malic enzyme isoform X1 → MESTLKGIRGCDAPGVLDMDDAATVGGGVGDTYGEDCATEDQLVTPWTVSVASGYNLLRDPRYNKGLAFTERERETHYLRGLLPPAIVSQELQERKIMNNIRQYQVPLQRYMAMMDLQENNERLFYKLLIDNVEELLPVVYTPTVGEACQKYGSIFSRPQGLYISLKEKGKILEVLKNWPERSIQVIVVTDGERILGLGDLGCQGMGIPVGKLALYTALGGVRPSACLPITLDVGTNNKDLLNDEFYIGLRQRRATGQEYADFLQEFMTAVKQNYGEKVLIQFEDFANHNAFELLARYGTTHLVFNDDIQGTASVVLAGLIAAQKLLGGTLAEHTFLFLGAGEAGTGIAELIALEISRQTKAPIEECRKKIWLVDSKGLIVSSRKESLQHFKKPWAHEHETIGNLLDAVNAIKPTVLIGTSGKGQTFTQYVIEAISSFNERPIILALSNPTSQSECTAEQAYTWSKGRAVFATGSPFDPVEYDGKIHVPGQANNAYIFPGFGLGVVMSGAIRVHDDMLLAASEALAQQVSEENFEKGLIYPPFSNIRKISAHIAANVAAKAYELGLASRRPRPRDLVKYAESCMYSPVYRNYR, encoded by the exons ATGGAGAGCACGCTCAAGGGGATACGGGGCTGCGACGCGCCCGGCGTGCTGGACATGGACGACGCGGCCACCGTGGGCGGCGGCGTCGGGGACACCTACGGCGAGGACTGCGCCACCGAGGACCAGCTCGTCACGCCCTGGACCGTCTCCGTCGCCAG TGGTTACAATTTGTTGAGGGACCCCCGCTACAATAAGGGCCTCGCCTTCACAGAGAGGGAGCGCGAGACGCACTACCTCCGTGGTCTTCTGCCGCCAGCAATAGTATCCCAAGAGCTTCAG GAGAGAAAGATCATGAATAATATCAGACAATACCAGGTGCCTTTGCAGCGTTACATGGCTATGATGGACTTACAG GAGAACAATGAGAGGCTTTTCTACAAGCTCCTCATCGACAATGTCGAGGAATTACTTCCTGTAGTGTACACACCAACTGTTGGTGAGGCTTGCCAAAAGTATGGTTCCATATTTAGTCGTCCTCAGGGTCTTTATATCAGCTTGAAGGAGAA GGGAAAGATCcttgaggtgctcaagaactggCCAGAGAGGAGCATTCAAGTTATTGTAGTTACTGATGGTGAACGGATTTTGGGGCTTGGAGATCTTGGATGCCAG GGAATGGGGATCCCTGTTGGCAAGCTTGCCCTTTACACTGCCCTGGGAGGAGTTCGTCCATCTGCT TGCTTACCTATCACACTGGATGTTGGCACGAATAATAAGGACCTGCTTAATGACGAATTTTACATTGGCCTGAGACAAAGAAGGGCCACGGGCCAG GAGTATGCTGATTTtctgcaagaatttatgaccgCTGTGAAGCAAAACTATGGGGAGAAAGTACTCATTCAG TTTGAGGATTTTGCCAACCATAATGCCTTTGAGCTCCTTGCAAGATATGGCACAACTCACCTTGTATTCAATGATGATATCCAG GGAACCGCTTCTGTGGTTCTTGCTGGACTTATTGCAGCACAAAAGTTACTTGGTGGAACATTGGCAGAGCATACTTTCCTCTTCCTGGGTGCTGGAGAG GCTGGGACAGGTATTGCAGAACTTATAGCTCTCGAGATATCAAGACAG ACAAAAGCTCCTATAGAGGAATGTCGCAAGAAAATCTGGCTTGTTGATTCAAAG GGCTTAATTGTCAGTTCAAGAAAGGAGTCCCTTCAACACTTCAAGAAACCATGGGCTCATGAGCATGAAACAATTGGCAACCTCTTAGATGCTGTCAAT GCTATCAAACCAACGGTGCTTATTGGCACATCTGGAAAGGGTCAGACTTTCACTCAGTATGTTATTGAAGCCATTTCCTCATTTAATGAG AGACCAATCATTCTTGCTCTGTCCAACCCAACGTCGCAGTCTGAATGTACTGCTGAACAAGCTTACACATGGAGCAAG GGTCGAGCAGTGTTTGCAACTGGGAGTCCTTTTGACCCAGTGGAGTACGATGGCAAGATACACGTTCCTGGACAG GCAAACAATGCCTATATCTTCCCAGGGTTTGGCCTTGGTGTGGTGATGTCTGGGGCAATTCGTGTTCATGATGACATGCTTCTGGCAGCCT CGGAGGCTCTTGCTCAGCAGGTCTCAGAAGAGAACTTTGAAAAGGGGCTCATCTATCCTCCCTTCTCAAACATCAGGAAGATCTCCGCCCACATTGCAGCCAACGTTGCAGCAAAGGCATATGAACTTG GTTTGGCAAGTAGGCGCCCTCGGCCCAGGGACCTGGTGAAATATGCAGAGAGCTGCATGTACAGCCCCGTTTACCGGAACTACCGCTGA
- the LOC112893295 gene encoding senescence/dehydration-associated protein At4g35985, chloroplastic-like: MGCCGAMSARPRGVREETLLRVPGASVHLLAGSGGPVELARGDLSVVRLAKDDVAVATAVRVGRDLGWPLARDEPVVRLDRLHYLFTLPDRDGTFLNYGVSFDDAAASTDAAALASLDAFLRSNACFSAPSSSGAVVPWSRSSRPPQQQQQQQTAAPDAYWNDFAPRIEGYNNVLAKAIAAGTGQLVRGIFMCSEAYASQVQRGADLFRPQAAGGASNRFGGAGRSSQASTKRGAVNKSLKRVRKLSEMTEQMSQSLLDTVISVTGSMAAPLLRSKQGRAFLATVPGEVVLASLDAINKVMDAVEAAERRSLAATSNVVAGAVSRRYGESAGEATEDAFATAGHAVGTAWNLFKIRKAVTPSSSLPGNMVKSAVRNRK, from the exons ATGGGCTGCTGCGGCGCCATGTCCGCCAGGCCGCGGGGCGTCCGGGAGGAGACGCTGCTACGCGTCCCGGGCGCGTCCGTGCACCTCCTGGCCGGCTCCGGCGGCCCCGTCGAGCTCGCGCGCGGGGACCTCTCCGTCGTCCGCCTCGCCAAGGACGACGTGGCCGTGGCCACCGCGGTGCGCGTCGGCCGCGACCTGGGCTGGCCGCTGGCGCGGGACGAACCCGTCGTCAGGCTCGACCGCCTGCACTACCTATTCACGCTGCCCGACCGGGACGGCACGTTCCTCAACTACGGCGTCTCCTTCGACGACGCCGCCGCCAGCACCGACGCCGCCGCGCTGGCGTCGCTCGACGCCTTCCTTCGGTCCAACGCCTGCTTCTCCGCGCCGTCGTCTTCCGGCGCGGTCGTCCCGTGGTCGAGGAGCTCCaggccgccgcagcagcagcagcagcagcagacggCTGCGCCGGACGCGTACTGGAACGACTTCGCGCCGAGGATCGAAGGGTACAATAACGTGCTCGCCAAGGCGATCGCCGCGGGCACCGGCCAGCTCGTCAGGGGCATCTTCATGTGCAGCGAGGCCTACGCCAGCCAG GTTCAGCGGGGAGCTGATCTATTCCGTCCCCAGGCTGCCGGCGGCGCGAGCAACCGATTCGGCGGAGCTGGCCGGAGCAGCCAGGCGAGCACGAAGCGCGGAGCGGTCAACAAGAGCCTCAAGAG GGTCCGGAAGCTGTCGGAGATGACCGAGCAGATGAGCCAGTCCTTGCTCGACACAGTCATCTCAGTGACCGGGTCCATGGCGGCGCCGCTGCTCCGCTCCAAGCAAGGGAGAGCCTTCCTCGCCACCGTTCCCGGCGAGGTCGTCCTGGCATCTCTTGATGCTATCA ATAAAGTTATGGACGCCGTAGAGGCCGCTGAGAGGAGGTCACTTGCTGCGACCTCCAACGTCGTCGCCGGTGCAGTGTCCAGGAG GTACGGCGAGAGCGCAGGCGAGGCAACTGAAGACGCGTTCGCGACGGCCGGACACGCCGTCGGGACGGCGTGGAACCTCTTCAAGATAAGGAAGGCCGTCACGCCGTCGTCTTCGCTGCCGGGGAACATGGTGAAGAGCGCCGTCAGGAACAGAAAGTGA
- the LOC112891568 gene encoding B3 domain-containing protein Os01g0723500-like, whose protein sequence is MPAAGRRSPWATGERRPHFFKVLMGDFKKRLKIPPDFCKHIPWEASRRKARAVKEASMAATLEGPSGRTWLVVIRRSVEGTFFTSGWPKFVQDQALRELEFLVFRYDGDTRFTAMVFDTSACEREDLLLGGGGGGDPRRGRQGNKRGRETTGGPSRDAKPKRARKGSVGKELVPYRAATAGDRQLQVACSNWTPESGAGAVKTEIEDADELALCVVIPAPPLPPSPQDDDPAPARRRGPHQPQDHGAEPRRAVKTRSIHEDLQASAALAADADIPASVRRYKGYVSRRRPVTGAERQLAMELAYAFRSALPYCVIRMSTMHVYYSFMMRFPTGFSRQHLPRERTDVVLRDPGGKAWVVLYIPNTRDRLSRGWCAFARGNCLEEGDYCVFELVGAAEFRVHVFRVVDPPVPAVRLRTAASDPSTADLDLTSASHV, encoded by the exons ATGCCGGCCGCGGGGAGGCGGTCGCCGTGGGCGACGGGCGAGAGGCGCCCGCACTTCTTCAAGGTGCTCATGGGCGACTTCAAGAAGCGCCTG AAGATCCCGCCGGACTTCTGCAAGCACATCCCCTGGGAGGCGTCGAGGAGGAAGGCCAGGGCCGTGAAGGAGGCGTCCATGGCGGCGACCCTGGAGGGCCCCAGCGGGCGGACGTGGCTGGTGGTCATCCGCCGGTCCGTCGAGGGCACCTTCTTCACATCGGGCTGGCCCAAGTTCGTGCAGGACCAGGCGCTGCGGGAGCTCGAGTTCCTCGTCTTCCGGTACGACGGCGACACGCGCTTCACCGCCATGGTGTTCGACACGTCGGCCTGCGAGCGGGAGGACCTGctgctgggcggcggcggcggcggcgacccgcgCCGCGGCCGGCAGGGCAACAAGCGGGGCCGCGAGACGACGGGCGGCCCCTCGCGTGACGCCAAGCCCAAGCGCGCGCGCAAGGGTTCCGTCGGGAAGGAGCTCGTGCCGTACCGCGCGGCGACGGCAGGTGATCGGCAGCTGCAGGTTGCATGCTCCAACTGGACGCCGGAATCGG GAGCTGGAGCGGTCAAGACCGAGATCGAGGACGCCGACGAGCTGGCGCTGTGCGTGGTgatccccgcgccgccgctgccgccgtcgccgcaggACGATGATCccgcgccggcgcgccgccggGGCCCCCATCAGCCACAGGACCACGGCGCGGAGCCGCGGCGCGCGGTGAAGACGCGGAGCATCCACGAGGACCTGCAGGcgtcggcggcgctcgcggctGACGCCGACATCCCGGCGTCCGTCCGGCGCTACAAGGGGTACGTGTCCCGTCGGCGCCCCGTGACGGGTGCCGAGCGGCAGCTCGCCATGGAGCTCGCGTACGCGTTCCGGTCGGCGCTGCCGTACTGCGTCATCCGCATGAGCACCATGCACGTCTACTACTCCTTCATGATG AGGTTCCCGACGGGGTTCTCGCGGCAGCACCTGCCGCGGGAGCGCACGGACGTGGTGCTCCGGGACCCGGGGGGCAAGGCGTGGGTGGTGCTGTACATCCCCAACACGAGGGACCGGCTGTCCCGCGGGTGGTGCGCCTTCGCGCGCGGGAACTGCCTGGAGGAAGGGGACTACTGCGTCTTCGAGCTCGTCGGCGCCGCCGAGTTCCGCGTCCACGTCTTCCGCGTCGTCGACCCGCCCGTGCCGGCGGTCAGGCTCCGGACCGCCGCATCGGATCCGAGCACAGCTGATCTTGATCTGACGAGCGCATCGCACGTTTAG